A stretch of the Hyalangium minutum genome encodes the following:
- the uvrB gene encoding excinuclease ABC subunit UvrB, translating to MPDFQIVSEHQPQGDQPRAIAELTEGLLRGDQYQTLLGVTGSGKTFTMANVIANVKRPTLIIAHNKTLAAQLYGEFKEVFPKNAVEYFVSYYDYYQPEAYVPSSDTFIEKDSSINDEIERMRHSATHSLRIRDDVIIVASVSCIYGLGTARSYVDLAITVNLGEDLGRDALMRRLVEAQYERNDFDFHRGTFRARGDTVEIFPAYEEERAVRVSFFGDEVEKITEFDPLRGVTLGALEKIVVFPASHYVTEADTRKRALQTIRDELAERLSLFRKEGKLLEAQRLEQRTMFDLEMIEQVGFCNGIENYSRHFSGRAPGEPPPCLIDYFPRNMLILIDESHQTVPQIGAMYRGDRSRKETLVNFGFRLPSAMDNRPLKFGEFEGMVQQAVFVSATPSEYELQKSRGVVVEQIIRPTGLMDPPVEVRPASNQVDDLLEHVRVRVARQERVLVTTLTKRMAEDLTEYFSDVGVKVRYLHSDIDAIERTAIIRDLRKGVFDVLVGINLLREGLDIPEVSLVAILDADKEGFLRSHVSLIQTIGRAARNLNGQVIMYSDQMTDSMKLAIEETNRRREVQRKYNEEHNITPRSVKSAILDLSQQLYGADPMALPLAADGANDLLIPKEIKRLIEEYTKDMQRAADEMEFEKAAQFRDRILLLKDMDLGLKPPSRTLLAEPPKPAEPQGPMKGRRGAAGKRGRRR from the coding sequence ATGCCGGACTTTCAGATCGTCAGTGAACATCAGCCGCAGGGCGACCAGCCGAGGGCCATCGCCGAGCTGACCGAGGGCTTGCTGCGCGGGGACCAGTACCAGACGCTGCTGGGCGTCACGGGCTCGGGCAAGACATTCACCATGGCGAACGTGATCGCCAACGTGAAGCGGCCCACGCTCATCATCGCGCACAACAAGACCCTGGCCGCTCAGCTGTACGGCGAGTTCAAGGAAGTCTTCCCGAAGAACGCCGTCGAATACTTCGTCTCCTACTACGACTACTACCAGCCCGAGGCGTACGTCCCCTCGTCGGACACCTTCATCGAGAAGGACTCGTCCATCAACGACGAGATCGAGCGCATGCGGCACTCGGCCACGCACAGCCTGCGCATCCGCGATGACGTGATCATCGTGGCCAGCGTGTCCTGCATCTACGGCCTGGGCACGGCGCGCTCCTACGTGGACCTGGCCATCACCGTGAACCTGGGCGAGGACCTGGGCCGGGACGCGCTCATGCGCCGGCTGGTCGAGGCCCAGTACGAGCGCAACGACTTCGACTTCCATCGCGGTACCTTCCGCGCTCGCGGCGACACCGTGGAGATCTTCCCGGCCTACGAGGAGGAGCGCGCCGTCCGCGTGAGCTTCTTCGGCGACGAGGTGGAGAAGATCACCGAGTTCGATCCGCTGCGTGGCGTCACCCTGGGGGCACTGGAGAAGATTGTCGTCTTCCCCGCCAGCCACTACGTGACCGAGGCGGACACCCGCAAGCGAGCCTTGCAGACGATCCGTGACGAGCTGGCCGAGCGCCTCAGCCTCTTCCGCAAGGAGGGCAAGCTCCTGGAGGCACAGCGGCTCGAGCAGCGCACCATGTTCGATCTGGAGATGATCGAGCAGGTGGGGTTCTGCAATGGCATCGAGAACTACTCGCGCCACTTCTCGGGCCGGGCGCCCGGCGAGCCTCCTCCGTGCCTGATCGACTACTTCCCACGGAACATGCTCATCCTCATCGATGAGAGTCACCAGACCGTTCCTCAGATCGGCGCGATGTACCGCGGCGACCGCTCGCGCAAGGAGACGCTGGTGAATTTCGGCTTCCGGCTCCCCAGCGCCATGGACAACCGCCCGCTGAAGTTCGGCGAGTTCGAGGGCATGGTGCAGCAGGCCGTCTTCGTCTCGGCCACTCCCTCCGAGTACGAGCTGCAGAAGAGCCGAGGCGTGGTGGTGGAGCAGATCATCCGCCCCACGGGCCTGATGGATCCTCCCGTGGAGGTCCGCCCCGCATCCAACCAGGTGGACGATCTGCTGGAGCATGTCCGTGTGCGCGTGGCCCGTCAGGAGCGCGTGCTGGTGACGACGCTCACCAAGCGCATGGCGGAGGATCTCACCGAGTACTTCAGCGATGTGGGTGTGAAGGTGCGCTACCTGCACTCGGACATCGACGCCATCGAGCGCACGGCCATTATCCGCGACCTGCGCAAGGGTGTCTTCGACGTGCTGGTGGGCATCAACCTGCTGCGCGAGGGCCTCGACATCCCCGAGGTCTCCCTGGTGGCCATTTTGGACGCGGACAAGGAGGGCTTCCTGCGCAGCCACGTCTCGCTCATCCAGACCATTGGCCGCGCGGCCCGTAACCTCAACGGCCAGGTCATCATGTACTCGGATCAGATGACCGACTCGATGAAGCTGGCCATCGAGGAGACCAACCGCCGCCGCGAGGTGCAGCGCAAGTACAACGAGGAGCACAACATCACCCCGCGCTCGGTCAAAAGCGCCATCCTCGATCTGTCCCAGCAGCTCTACGGCGCGGACCCCATGGCGCTGCCTCTGGCTGCCGACGGGGCGAACGATCTGCTCATCCCGAAGGAGATCAAGCGCCTCATCGAGGAGTACACCAAGGACATGCAGCGCGCGGCGGACGAGATGGAGTTCGAGAAGGCCGCCCAGTTCCGCGACCGCATCCTGCTGCTCAAGGACATGGACCTGGGCCTCAAGCCCCCCAGCCGCACGCTGCTCGCCGAGCCCCCCAAGCCCGCCGAGCCCCAGGGCCCTATGAAGGGCCGCCGAGGCGCCGCTGGCAAGAGGGGCAGGAGGCGCTAG
- the uvrC gene encoding excinuclease ABC subunit UvrC: MNARLQEKLDALPTEPGVYLMKDRRGTVIYVGKAINLRNRVRSYFTRTGDTRVFVSMLDSILGDIETVLVHNEKEALLLENELIKKHKPRFNVLLKDDKQFISLRLDKTQDFPRLEVVRKYDRDGARYFGPYSSAGAIRETLRLINRYFRLRTCTDHVMANRKRPCLLYQIGRCPAPCVYPVSPEDYGRSVNEVVLFLEGKATELVEGIKGRMKGAASELKFEEAARLRDQLRAIERSLERQKAVTTDFKDQDVFAFFREGDRILFYVLWVRQGRLNGGQAFPFGSQEFPDEELLPSFVNLYYDQGSFVPEEVLLPLDPESLEGLESLLTERRGERVRVMVPKRGEKHDLVLMAAKNAEQAFTERKRTKEETDAVLSRLQQKLNLRNFPRRMECFDISHFQGSSIVASQVAVTDGETDKSRYRKYKIKTLEKQDDFASMYEVLSRRLKRGLEENDLPDLLVIDGGKGQLASVHAAMKDLGVEKVDVVGLAKSRDQEVFDRDAESARSPERVFVLGRKDPVVLPQNSAEIFMLTRMRDEAHRFAITYQQKDLRKSRVRSALEDIPGVGEVRRKTLLRHFGSLKRVQEATIEDLAEVVGPSVAERVHAALHGHPEEEDVDPIREASLADAGATQDEKSSEGGSPAGGA; this comes from the coding sequence ATGAATGCCCGGCTCCAGGAGAAGCTCGACGCGCTGCCCACCGAGCCCGGCGTGTACCTGATGAAGGACCGCCGCGGCACCGTCATCTACGTCGGCAAGGCCATCAATCTGCGCAACCGGGTGCGCTCGTACTTCACCCGTACGGGCGACACGCGCGTCTTCGTGTCGATGCTCGACTCGATCCTCGGGGACATCGAGACGGTGCTCGTCCACAACGAGAAGGAGGCCCTCCTCCTCGAGAACGAGCTCATCAAGAAGCACAAGCCGCGCTTCAACGTCCTGCTCAAGGACGACAAGCAGTTCATCTCGCTGCGGCTCGACAAGACCCAGGACTTCCCCCGCCTGGAGGTCGTCCGGAAATACGATAGAGACGGCGCGCGGTACTTTGGACCCTATTCCAGCGCGGGAGCCATCCGCGAGACGCTGCGCCTCATCAACCGCTACTTCCGGCTGCGCACGTGCACGGATCACGTGATGGCCAACCGGAAGCGGCCCTGCCTGCTGTACCAGATCGGCCGCTGCCCGGCGCCCTGTGTCTACCCGGTGTCTCCCGAGGACTACGGGCGCAGCGTGAACGAGGTGGTGCTCTTCCTGGAGGGCAAGGCCACCGAGCTGGTGGAGGGCATCAAGGGACGCATGAAGGGGGCCGCCTCGGAGCTGAAGTTCGAGGAGGCCGCGCGCCTGCGCGATCAGCTCCGGGCCATCGAGCGCAGCCTGGAGCGCCAGAAGGCTGTCACCACCGACTTCAAGGATCAGGACGTGTTCGCCTTCTTCCGCGAGGGCGATCGCATCCTCTTCTACGTCCTGTGGGTGCGGCAGGGCCGGCTCAACGGTGGCCAGGCCTTCCCATTCGGCAGCCAGGAGTTCCCGGACGAGGAGCTGCTGCCCTCGTTCGTGAACCTCTACTACGACCAAGGCAGCTTCGTGCCGGAGGAGGTGCTGCTGCCGCTGGATCCGGAGAGCCTCGAGGGCTTGGAGTCCCTCCTCACCGAGCGCCGGGGCGAGAGGGTCCGCGTCATGGTGCCCAAGCGCGGCGAGAAGCACGACCTGGTGCTCATGGCCGCCAAGAACGCCGAGCAGGCCTTCACCGAGCGCAAGCGCACCAAGGAGGAGACCGACGCCGTCCTGTCGCGGCTCCAGCAGAAGCTCAACCTGCGCAACTTCCCGCGCCGGATGGAGTGCTTCGACATCTCTCACTTCCAGGGCTCCAGCATCGTCGCCTCGCAGGTGGCCGTCACCGATGGCGAGACGGACAAGTCCCGCTACCGCAAGTACAAGATCAAGACCCTGGAGAAGCAGGACGACTTCGCCAGCATGTACGAGGTGCTCTCCCGCCGCCTCAAGCGCGGCCTGGAGGAGAACGATCTGCCGGACCTGCTCGTCATTGACGGTGGCAAGGGCCAGTTGGCCAGTGTCCACGCGGCCATGAAGGACCTGGGAGTCGAGAAGGTGGACGTGGTAGGTCTTGCCAAGAGTCGCGACCAAGAAGTCTTTGATCGCGACGCTGAAAGCGCTCGCAGCCCGGAGCGCGTGTTCGTGCTGGGGCGGAAAGATCCGGTCGTCCTGCCCCAGAACTCGGCGGAAATCTTCATGCTGACCCGGATGCGGGACGAGGCCCACCGCTTCGCCATCACCTACCAGCAGAAGGACCTGAGGAAGAGCCGCGTCCGCTCGGCGCTGGAGGACATTCCGGGGGTGGGCGAGGTGCGCCGGAAGACACTGCTGCGCCACTTCGGATCACTGAAGCGTGTTCAGGAGGCCACCATCGAGGATCTGGCCGAAGTGGTTGGCCCCTCAGTGGCCGAGCGGGTCCATGCGGCCCTCCACGGCCACCCGGAGGAGGAGGACGTAGACCCCATCCGTGAGGCGTCTCTGGCCGACGCCGGAGCCACGCAAGACGAAAAATCCTCCGAAGGAGGGTCGCCAGCCGGTGGGGCGTGA
- a CDS encoding DUF507 family protein, whose translation MRLYPKVIPIISRECIQLLMQDGDVEVEPMRVADAEMDLSAIMREYLANEERVNQATREALERRGYDYSKFNQVKREMADVRGFKMGDEGIEYVINQMIEFLLISRNVEEVFAADNNLRQKIFQVMKKHLDVDDEIDKEARSRLKHLQEGTSAFDIEYNKTVEQIRRARGLI comes from the coding sequence ATGAGGCTCTATCCGAAGGTGATCCCGATCATCTCGCGCGAGTGCATCCAGTTGCTGATGCAGGACGGGGATGTCGAGGTGGAGCCGATGCGGGTGGCGGACGCGGAGATGGACCTGTCGGCCATCATGCGCGAGTACTTGGCCAACGAGGAGCGCGTGAACCAGGCCACCCGCGAGGCCCTGGAGCGGCGCGGCTACGACTACTCCAAGTTCAATCAGGTCAAGCGTGAGATGGCCGACGTTCGCGGCTTCAAGATGGGCGACGAAGGCATCGAGTACGTCATCAACCAGATGATCGAGTTCCTGCTGATCAGCCGGAACGTCGAGGAAGTGTTCGCCGCCGATAACAACCTGCGTCAGAAGATCTTCCAGGTGATGAAGAAGCACCTGGACGTGGACGACGAGATCGACAAGGAGGCGCGCTCCCGCCTGAAGCACCTGCAGGAGGGCACCAGCGCCTTCGACATCGAGTACAACAAGACGGTGGAGCAGATCCGCCGGGCGCGCGGGCTGATCTAG
- a CDS encoding di-heme oxidoredictase family protein: MRQAMTLGAVVALLSGCGDSEPPRAGGATTIDDRTSLAFAQPAPNLTPEQLTLHRVGDSAFAAVFVPGMAPVNPGLGPLYNNTSCNGCHLRNGRGMPVMGTGPQRTQLLVRVSLPSGTLNHPNGAVPVPGLGIQIADQAVYGYTPEASVALSWEESSGTYGDGAAFSLRSPRIQITPSDGSSLPPDLLTSLRLPPPVFGLGLLEAVPTSTLRAMEDPNDKNGDGISGRLNEVWDVQAQALAPGRFGLKANSPNLLQQSAEAYVNDMGVTNPLFPEPDGTHDLSRTTLEAAAFYAQSLGVPARTALDNADVQEGEKLFRSAGCESCHRETLETGDHPLPELAHERIHPYTDLLLHDMGPGLADGRPDGVADGNEWRTAPLWGVGLTQTVLPYAGYLHDGRARTLEEAILWHGGEAERSRERFRAMSAPDREALVKFLGSL, from the coding sequence ATGCGACAGGCCATGACACTGGGCGCCGTGGTGGCGCTGCTCTCGGGCTGCGGAGACTCCGAGCCGCCTCGCGCGGGAGGCGCCACCACCATTGATGATCGGACCTCGCTGGCATTTGCCCAGCCTGCCCCCAACCTCACGCCCGAGCAGCTCACGCTGCACCGGGTGGGGGACAGTGCGTTCGCGGCGGTGTTCGTCCCGGGTATGGCGCCCGTGAACCCGGGGCTGGGGCCGCTCTACAACAACACCTCGTGCAACGGCTGCCACCTGCGCAATGGGCGCGGCATGCCGGTGATGGGCACCGGGCCGCAGCGCACCCAGCTCCTGGTCCGCGTCAGCCTCCCCAGCGGCACGCTGAACCACCCGAACGGCGCCGTCCCCGTGCCGGGCTTGGGCATCCAGATCGCCGACCAGGCCGTCTACGGCTACACGCCCGAGGCCTCGGTCGCGCTGTCCTGGGAGGAGAGCTCTGGCACCTACGGAGATGGGGCGGCCTTCAGCCTGCGGTCTCCGCGCATCCAGATCACCCCGAGCGACGGCTCCTCGCTGCCTCCGGACCTGCTCACCTCGCTGCGGCTGCCGCCTCCCGTCTTTGGGCTGGGGTTGCTCGAGGCCGTGCCCACCTCCACCCTGCGCGCCATGGAGGATCCGAACGACAAGAACGGTGACGGCATCTCCGGCCGCCTCAACGAGGTCTGGGATGTCCAAGCGCAGGCGCTGGCCCCGGGACGCTTCGGGCTGAAGGCGAACAGCCCCAATCTGCTCCAGCAATCGGCCGAGGCCTATGTCAACGACATGGGCGTCACCAACCCGCTCTTCCCAGAGCCCGACGGCACCCACGACCTGTCGAGGACGACGCTGGAGGCCGCGGCCTTCTACGCGCAGTCGCTCGGCGTGCCGGCGCGCACCGCCCTCGACAACGCGGACGTGCAGGAGGGCGAGAAGCTCTTCCGCTCCGCCGGGTGCGAGAGCTGCCACCGCGAGACGCTCGAGACGGGGGACCACCCGCTGCCGGAGCTGGCCCACGAGCGCATCCACCCGTACACGGACCTGTTGCTGCACGATATGGGGCCAGGGCTCGCGGATGGACGGCCGGATGGCGTGGCGGACGGCAACGAGTGGCGGACCGCGCCGCTCTGGGGGGTTGGGCTGACGCAGACGGTGCTGCCCTACGCGGGCTACCTGCACGATGGCCGCGCACGCACGCTGGAGGAGGCCATCCTCTGGCACGGAGGCGAGGCCGAGCGCTCGCGGGAGCGCTTCCGCGCGATGTCGGCCCCGGATCGCGAGGCACTGGTGAAGTTCCTGGGCTCGCTCTGA